A DNA window from Pedomonas mirosovicensis contains the following coding sequences:
- a CDS encoding (2Fe-2S)-binding protein, with amino-acid sequence MITINVNGQSRQLDVDPETPLLWALRDDLKLTGTKFGCGMAQCGACTVHLDGQPIRSCQLPVGSIGESAITTIEGLNGKVAEAVTKAWRDLDVVQCGYCQSGQIMSAVALLNETPKPTDDDIDAAMDGNICRCATYVRIRKAIKAAASTLEA; translated from the coding sequence ATGATCACGATCAACGTGAATGGCCAGTCTCGCCAGCTCGACGTTGACCCGGAGACCCCCCTTCTCTGGGCACTGCGGGACGACCTTAAACTCACCGGCACCAAGTTCGGCTGCGGCATGGCCCAATGCGGCGCCTGCACCGTTCATCTGGACGGCCAGCCGATCCGCTCCTGCCAGCTTCCGGTCGGCAGCATCGGCGAGTCCGCCATCACCACCATCGAGGGGCTGAACGGCAAGGTGGCCGAAGCCGTCACCAAGGCCTGGCGCGATCTGGACGTGGTGCAGTGCGGCTACTGCCAGTCCGGCCAGATCATGTCGGCCGTCGCGCTCCTCAACGAGACGCCGAAACCGACGGACGACGACATCGACGCCGCGATGGATGGCAACATCTGCCGCTGCGCCACCTATGTTCGCATCCGCAAGGCCATCAAGGCTGCGGCCTCAACGCTGGAGGCCTGA
- a CDS encoding PEP-CTERM sorting domain-containing protein has product MLRGIWAAAIAATIGLFSAPASATVYSTSAMVDLFAFYRADGTTFAESISVPEAVNTLDADGRNYELVALLRLSDYALDMPPLGQNATWTLSATVSGGGTYTPVGGTETMFNFPTLGGVLTTFESTTDDVVNDLMTLAFILSQSLPGSGYQDGVGGYVTVGDFDGDLATFDPGLVGGLLEADDFFVFLNEGLGLTIDNPLGFLSSANLNLNIELSLVADDGIAAVPEPAALGLLGAGLVGIAFMRRRKA; this is encoded by the coding sequence ATGCTACGAGGAATTTGGGCGGCCGCCATCGCGGCGACCATTGGTCTGTTCTCGGCGCCGGCATCGGCCACTGTCTACTCGACCAGCGCCATGGTCGATCTGTTTGCCTTCTACCGTGCCGATGGCACGACCTTTGCCGAGTCCATTTCGGTGCCCGAGGCGGTCAACACCCTGGATGCCGATGGGCGCAACTACGAGCTGGTCGCGCTGCTCCGGCTCAGCGACTACGCGCTCGACATGCCGCCGCTCGGCCAGAATGCAACCTGGACGCTGTCCGCCACCGTTTCCGGCGGCGGCACCTACACGCCGGTTGGCGGCACCGAGACCATGTTCAACTTTCCCACGCTCGGCGGCGTCCTCACGACGTTCGAGTCGACGACCGACGATGTGGTGAACGACCTCATGACCCTTGCCTTCATCCTCAGCCAGTCGCTTCCGGGCTCCGGCTATCAGGATGGCGTCGGTGGCTATGTGACGGTGGGCGATTTCGACGGCGACCTGGCGACCTTCGACCCCGGCCTGGTTGGCGGCCTTCTCGAGGCGGATGACTTCTTCGTTTTCCTGAACGAGGGCCTGGGCCTTACGATCGACAATCCGCTGGGCTTTCTCTCCAGCGCCAATCTCAACCTGAACATTGAACTCTCGCTGGTTGCCGACGACGGCATCGCGGCGGTGCCCGAGCCTGCGGCCCTTGGCCTGCTCGGCGCTGGTCTTGTCGGCATCGCCTTTATGCGGCGTCGCAAGGCCTGA
- the mgtE gene encoding magnesium transporter, translated as MTEQPDIEIGPEDLAPREVLEGGRLRRDFIDDVVTAADEGDAGRVQELVETLHPADLADLIEIVGAEHRARLVQALGDRLDADTVAELNDWVRDEVIEVMGPTDLANVVTQLETDDAVAIIEDLEADQQEQVLSAMPAEDRAAIEEALTYPEDSAGRLMQRDLIAVPEYWTVGQLIDFLREKQDLATDFWEIFVVDASHHPVGTIRLSWVLRSPRSVMVADLMQREQTLIPVDMDREELALRFQKYGLISAAVVDHAGRLVGMITVDDVVHIISEEAQEDALKFVGVGEGDINEPVVSTAMTRVRWLVVNCGTAIIGSLVIALFEASIEKLVALAILMPIVASLGGNAGNQTMAVAVRALATGQLTAGNATRIVMRETRVALLNGTLLAILVGVLTALYFHTVGLGLVIAVAMVVNILVGGLAGVLVPLTMHRLKVDPAVASSVFVTMTTDVMGFLAFLGLATAVGLANLQ; from the coding sequence ATGACCGAGCAGCCGGACATCGAGATTGGGCCTGAGGACCTGGCGCCCCGCGAGGTGCTGGAGGGCGGCCGGCTGCGTCGTGACTTCATCGACGACGTTGTCACGGCGGCGGACGAGGGCGATGCCGGCCGCGTGCAGGAGCTGGTGGAAACGCTCCACCCGGCCGACCTTGCGGACCTGATCGAGATTGTCGGCGCGGAGCATCGCGCCCGCCTGGTGCAGGCGCTGGGCGACCGGCTGGACGCGGATACGGTCGCCGAACTCAACGACTGGGTGCGCGACGAGGTGATCGAGGTCATGGGTCCGACGGACCTGGCCAACGTCGTCACCCAGCTGGAGACCGACGACGCGGTCGCCATCATCGAGGACCTGGAGGCGGACCAGCAGGAGCAGGTGCTCTCCGCCATGCCCGCCGAGGACCGCGCCGCCATCGAGGAGGCGCTGACCTACCCCGAGGACTCGGCCGGCCGCCTAATGCAGCGCGACCTGATCGCGGTGCCCGAATATTGGACCGTGGGCCAACTGATCGACTTCCTGCGCGAGAAGCAGGACCTGGCCACGGATTTCTGGGAAATCTTCGTCGTTGACGCGAGCCACCATCCGGTGGGGACCATCCGCCTGTCATGGGTGCTGCGCTCCCCGCGCTCGGTGATGGTCGCCGACCTGATGCAGCGCGAGCAGACGCTGATCCCGGTCGACATGGACCGGGAAGAGCTGGCCCTGCGCTTCCAGAAATACGGCCTCATCTCGGCGGCGGTGGTGGACCATGCGGGACGCCTCGTCGGCATGATTACGGTCGACGACGTGGTGCACATCATCTCCGAAGAGGCGCAGGAAGACGCGCTGAAGTTCGTCGGCGTGGGCGAGGGCGACATCAACGAGCCCGTCGTCAGCACCGCCATGACCCGCGTGCGCTGGCTGGTGGTCAACTGCGGCACCGCCATCATCGGCTCGCTGGTGATCGCCCTGTTCGAGGCCTCTATCGAGAAGCTGGTGGCGCTCGCCATCCTCATGCCCATCGTCGCCTCGCTCGGCGGCAACGCGGGCAACCAGACCATGGCCGTTGCCGTGCGCGCGCTCGCCACCGGCCAGCTGACGGCGGGCAATGCGACCCGCATCGTCATGCGCGAGACGAGGGTGGCGCTGCTCAACGGCACGCTGCTCGCCATCCTGGTGGGCGTGCTGACCGCGCTTTACTTCCACACGGTTGGCCTGGGGCTGGTGATCGCCGTTGCCATGGTGGTCAACATCCTGGTCGGCGGGCTGGCCGGCGTGCTGGTGCCCTTGACCATGCACCGGCTGAAGGTGGACCCGGCCGTGGCCTCATCGGTGTTTGTGACCATGACCACCGACGTCATGGGCTTTCTGGCGTTCCTGGGGCTGGCAACCGCCGTGGGGCTGGCCAACCTGCAGTAG
- a CDS encoding response regulator: protein MDGNAKPSVLMVDDEPLVMRLLGRAVETMGFHPRYASDGYEALEEIDRAPAALVLTDYHMPGMTGVGLVEALVDRGAKTCPVILISGDDDAAMVRAGLRAGVDDFLVKGMAFGTFMGRVRFWTEGPFRALPEHIRIAALETMDRLMPQDLPVQQLRRRRDLLVEWAAMVMADQIAAAPEGFGTQALDRVRFLGVLDRVLGILARTCWLNQLQRVDALVEVVRWLDLPWGDRLLKEEMPRLAELRRRDMAFAHAAATLSVSVT, encoded by the coding sequence ATGGACGGAAATGCGAAGCCATCCGTTCTGATGGTGGACGATGAACCGCTGGTGATGCGGCTGCTCGGGCGGGCGGTGGAGACCATGGGGTTCCATCCGCGCTACGCCTCCGACGGCTATGAGGCGCTGGAGGAAATCGACCGCGCGCCGGCCGCGCTGGTTCTGACCGACTACCACATGCCGGGCATGACCGGCGTGGGGCTGGTCGAGGCGCTGGTGGACCGCGGAGCCAAGACCTGCCCGGTCATCCTCATCAGCGGCGACGATGACGCCGCCATGGTGCGCGCCGGGCTGCGGGCGGGCGTTGACGACTTCCTGGTGAAGGGCATGGCCTTCGGCACCTTCATGGGCCGGGTGCGCTTCTGGACCGAGGGGCCGTTCCGTGCGCTCCCGGAGCACATCCGCATAGCGGCGCTGGAGACGATGGACCGGCTGATGCCGCAGGACTTGCCGGTGCAGCAGCTGCGGCGCCGGCGCGACCTGCTGGTGGAGTGGGCCGCCATGGTGATGGCCGACCAGATCGCCGCCGCGCCGGAGGGCTTCGGCACGCAGGCGCTGGACCGGGTGCGCTTCCTCGGCGTGCTCGACCGGGTGCTGGGCATTCTGGCGCGCACCTGCTGGCTGAACCAGCTGCAACGGGTCGATGCCCTCGTTGAGGTGGTGCGGTGGCTGGACCTGCCGTGGGGCGACCGGCTCCTCAAGGAAGAGATGCCCCGACTGGCGGAGTTGAGGCGGCGCGACATGGCCTTCGCCCATGCCGCCGCAACGTTGAGCGTGAGCGTGACATGA
- a CDS encoding DUF1489 family protein: MSVHLIKMAVGVDSLEDLTDYQRRSAIQRADGRLVCRHRTRHAPKRDAELLDGGSLYWVIKRQIAARQEILGFEPLEIEGQTHCLIHLNPEVIPVMPQPRRPHQGWRYLEGADVPPDLGGAGAGAGITELPPALLKELRELCLL, translated from the coding sequence ATGAGCGTGCATCTGATAAAGATGGCTGTCGGCGTCGACAGCCTGGAAGACCTGACGGATTACCAGCGCCGGTCGGCGATCCAGCGGGCGGATGGCCGGCTGGTGTGCCGCCACCGCACCCGCCACGCCCCCAAGCGCGACGCGGAACTGCTGGACGGCGGCTCGCTCTACTGGGTCATCAAGCGGCAGATCGCGGCGCGGCAGGAAATCCTCGGCTTCGAACCCCTCGAAATCGAAGGGCAAACCCATTGCCTCATCCACCTGAACCCGGAGGTCATTCCGGTGATGCCGCAGCCGCGCCGCCCGCACCAGGGCTGGCGATACCTGGAAGGCGCGGATGTGCCGCCCGATCTCGGCGGAGCAGGAGCGGGCGCAGGCATCACCGAGCTGCCGCCCGCGCTGCTGAAGGAACTCAGGGAGCTGTGCCTGCTGTAG
- a CDS encoding head GIN domain-containing protein — protein MRLKTIALVAFSSLSVATAVAIAAPNRAAVIERQIDAKGFTGVSLEGSMDVRIQQGDKISVVARGSQAALDDLEPKVDDGVLRLKQKQGSRTDRLTVTVTMPDLRSFLLAGSGDVAMNSLKADELEIKIAGSGDIAANGTCTSLTINVAGSGNIRAKDLRCDSVAIRIAGSGDVSAYASQSFSARVMGSGDIDVYGNPKDRSKTILGGGGVTYHADAS, from the coding sequence ATGCGCCTGAAAACCATCGCCCTCGTTGCGTTCAGCTCCCTGTCTGTTGCCACGGCCGTCGCCATCGCCGCCCCCAACCGCGCGGCGGTCATCGAGCGCCAGATCGACGCCAAGGGCTTCACCGGCGTGTCGCTGGAAGGCTCGATGGATGTCCGCATCCAACAGGGCGATAAAATCTCGGTCGTTGCCAGAGGCAGCCAGGCCGCGCTCGATGACCTGGAACCGAAGGTGGACGACGGCGTGCTGCGCCTGAAGCAAAAGCAGGGCAGCCGGACGGACAGGCTCACCGTCACCGTTACCATGCCGGACCTGCGCTCGTTCCTGCTGGCGGGCTCGGGCGACGTGGCGATGAACAGCCTGAAGGCGGACGAGCTGGAGATAAAGATCGCCGGCTCCGGCGACATCGCCGCCAATGGCACCTGCACGTCCCTCACCATCAACGTGGCGGGCTCGGGCAACATCCGCGCGAAAGACCTGCGCTGCGATTCCGTTGCCATCCGCATCGCGGGCAGCGGCGATGTCTCCGCCTACGCGAGCCAGAGCTTCTCCGCCCGCGTGATGGGCTCGGGCGATATCGATGTCTACGGCAACCCCAAGGACCGCTCCAAGACCATCCTGGGCGGCGGCGGCGTCACCTACCACGCAGACGCAAGCTGA
- a CDS encoding head GIN domain-containing protein, producing the protein MRSKVVLVSVIGVLLGAAAIAAIVRSSAHKEADTSGTAHRRIEATDFTGLSFKGAINVNVTQGETPSVVVTGSEAALERFRSQVRDGVLYLEQQEAKSIEFREKTVVDIVMPTLTGLVVNGAGNVDISDMALDKIVLQINGAGNLEASGTCDQLTVGITGAGNVNARNLKCHTVSAELAGASNLDVFADESLQGHLYGVGNIDVYGNPKARAADRFGIGEITYHDTAQ; encoded by the coding sequence ATGCGTTCCAAGGTCGTTCTGGTGTCGGTTATCGGTGTCCTCCTGGGTGCTGCGGCCATCGCCGCTATCGTTCGCTCCTCGGCACACAAGGAAGCCGATACGTCCGGCACCGCGCACCGCCGGATCGAGGCCACGGACTTCACCGGCCTGTCCTTCAAGGGAGCCATCAACGTCAACGTGACCCAGGGCGAGACGCCCAGCGTCGTCGTCACCGGCAGCGAGGCGGCGCTGGAGCGGTTCCGGTCGCAGGTGAGGGACGGCGTGCTCTACCTTGAGCAGCAGGAAGCGAAATCGATCGAATTCCGCGAAAAAACCGTCGTCGATATCGTCATGCCCACCCTCACCGGGCTGGTCGTCAACGGCGCGGGCAATGTGGATATCAGCGACATGGCGCTGGACAAGATCGTCCTGCAAATCAACGGCGCGGGCAATCTCGAGGCCAGCGGCACCTGCGACCAGCTCACCGTCGGCATCACCGGCGCGGGCAACGTCAACGCCAGGAATTTGAAATGCCATACCGTGTCGGCGGAGCTGGCCGGTGCGAGCAACCTTGATGTCTTTGCCGATGAAAGCCTGCAGGGCCACCTTTATGGCGTCGGCAACATCGATGTCTACGGCAACCCCAAGGCCCGCGCGGCGGACCGCTTCGGCATCGGCGAGATCACCTATCACGACACGGCACAGTAA
- a CDS encoding head GIN domain-containing protein, producing the protein MSIRLATAAALGGLSVLLPALAAGPALAETAVREIPVAGFTQVRLEGAMDITIRQGARFSVVASGSPAALDRVQAKVDGGVLALDQESTFFGNHGKVTVAITMPALQAVKVKGSGDVTLSAMKLGRVSLAVSGAGDIIASGTCDELEASVSGAGDIVAKNLKCRAVSARVSGAGDIAVHARQSVHASVRGVGDIDIYGDPKERESQSRGVGDITYHAGAR; encoded by the coding sequence ATGTCCATCAGGCTTGCAACTGCCGCCGCGCTCGGCGGCCTTTCCGTCCTCCTGCCCGCCCTCGCCGCAGGCCCTGCCCTGGCCGAAACCGCGGTGCGGGAGATCCCTGTTGCGGGCTTCACCCAGGTCCGCCTCGAAGGCGCCATGGATATCACGATCAGGCAGGGGGCCCGGTTTAGCGTCGTTGCCAGCGGCTCACCGGCTGCGCTTGATCGGGTGCAGGCGAAGGTGGACGGCGGCGTGCTCGCGCTCGATCAGGAGAGCACGTTCTTCGGCAACCACGGCAAGGTGACGGTCGCCATCACCATGCCGGCGCTCCAGGCGGTGAAGGTCAAGGGCAGCGGCGATGTCACCCTCAGCGCCATGAAGCTGGGCCGGGTCTCGCTGGCCGTCAGCGGCGCGGGGGATATCATCGCCAGCGGCACGTGCGACGAACTGGAAGCGAGCGTCTCCGGCGCGGGGGACATCGTGGCCAAGAACCTGAAATGCCGCGCCGTCTCGGCCAGGGTTAGCGGCGCGGGCGACATTGCCGTCCACGCGCGCCAGAGCGTGCACGCCTCGGTTCGAGGCGTCGGCGATATCGATATCTACGGCGACCCCAAGGAGCGGGAGAGCCAAAGCCGCGGTGTCGGGGATATCACCTACCACGCAGGGGCCCGCTAG
- a CDS encoding MOSC domain-containing protein: MRVASLHLYPVKSGRVVDVEEAALRPAGFAEDRRWMIVDEAGRFLTQREEPRLALLAATLRPNGLTLSAPGAGTLALDVPGEDAPIVMATVWKDTVPARLAEAASGWLSGWFGRSLRLVWMPERANRRLPATWVPWGGEVGFADGYPILIVNTASLADLNRRLAHPAPMARFRPSLVIESDEPWGEDSWLTLRIGAVELELVKPCTRCIITTTDQETAERSSQEPLRTLQRCRRSADARVSGALFGWNAVPRVPGPVRVGDPVEVLERRAEPWPIRPAV; the protein is encoded by the coding sequence ATGCGCGTTGCCAGCCTTCACCTCTATCCCGTCAAGTCCGGCCGCGTGGTGGATGTGGAAGAAGCAGCGCTGCGGCCTGCCGGCTTTGCGGAGGACCGCCGCTGGATGATCGTCGATGAGGCGGGCCGTTTCCTCACCCAGCGGGAGGAGCCGCGCCTCGCCCTTCTCGCCGCCACCTTGAGGCCGAACGGGCTCACCCTCTCCGCTCCCGGCGCGGGCACGCTGGCGCTGGATGTTCCGGGCGAGGACGCGCCCATCGTTATGGCCACCGTGTGGAAGGACACGGTTCCCGCCCGCCTCGCCGAGGCCGCCTCCGGCTGGCTCTCCGGCTGGTTTGGCCGGTCCCTGCGCCTCGTCTGGATGCCGGAGCGCGCGAACCGCCGCCTTCCCGCCACCTGGGTGCCCTGGGGCGGCGAGGTCGGGTTCGCCGACGGCTATCCCATCCTTATCGTCAACACCGCCTCCCTGGCGGACCTCAACCGTCGGCTGGCGCATCCTGCGCCCATGGCCCGCTTCCGCCCCAGCCTCGTCATCGAGAGCGACGAGCCCTGGGGAGAGGACAGCTGGCTCACGCTTCGCATCGGCGCGGTCGAGCTTGAATTGGTCAAGCCCTGCACCCGCTGCATCATCACCACCACCGATCAGGAAACCGCCGAGCGGTCGAGCCAGGAGCCGCTCCGCACGCTCCAGCGCTGCCGCAGGTCCGCCGACGCGCGAGTCTCCGGCGCGCTGTTCGGCTGGAATGCGGTGCCGCGCGTGCCCGGCCCCGTGCGCGTGGGCGATCCCGTTGAGGTGCTTGAGCGCCGCGCCGAACCATGGCCCATCCGCCCGGCGGTCTGA
- a CDS encoding acyl-CoA dehydrogenase family protein, whose protein sequence is MNFDYSAKTLEYIDRVRAFMDAHVYPSEATWRAQVETGERWKVLPLIEELKEKAKAEGLWNLFLPHSELGAGLTNLEYAPLAEEMGRVAWASEVFNCSAPDTGNMETLERYGTEEQKEAWLKPLLAGEIRSAFAMTEPAVASSDATNIETSIVPDGDEYVINGRKWWTSGAGDPRCKIFIVMGKTDPNAPRHQQQSMILVPADTPGVRLIRPLTVFHHDDAPHGHFEVVFENVRVPAANMLLGEGRGFEIAQGRLGPGRIHHCMRSIGAAERALELMCKRLKSRVAFGRPIAEHGVWHERIAEARCQIDMARLLTLKAAYMMDTVGNKTAQKEIAMIKVVAPNVACRVIDMAIQAFGGGGVSDDVPLASMYAAQRTLRLADGPDEVHRQAIAKLELRQYN, encoded by the coding sequence GTGAACTTCGACTATTCCGCGAAGACCCTTGAGTACATCGATCGCGTCCGTGCCTTCATGGACGCGCACGTCTACCCGAGCGAGGCCACGTGGCGCGCGCAGGTCGAGACGGGCGAGCGCTGGAAGGTGCTGCCGCTCATCGAGGAGCTGAAGGAAAAGGCGAAGGCGGAGGGGCTGTGGAACCTGTTTCTGCCCCATTCCGAGCTTGGCGCGGGGCTTACCAACCTTGAGTATGCGCCGCTGGCCGAGGAGATGGGCCGGGTCGCGTGGGCGTCCGAAGTGTTCAACTGCTCCGCGCCCGACACCGGCAACATGGAGACGCTGGAGCGCTACGGCACGGAGGAGCAGAAGGAAGCGTGGCTAAAGCCCCTGCTGGCGGGGGAGATCCGCTCGGCCTTCGCCATGACCGAACCCGCCGTCGCCTCGTCGGACGCCACCAACATCGAGACATCGATCGTGCCGGACGGCGATGAGTATGTCATCAACGGCCGCAAGTGGTGGACCAGCGGCGCGGGCGATCCCCGCTGCAAGATCTTCATTGTCATGGGCAAGACTGACCCCAACGCGCCCAGGCACCAGCAGCAGTCGATGATCCTCGTGCCCGCCGACACGCCCGGCGTGCGGCTGATCCGTCCCCTCACCGTCTTCCACCATGACGACGCGCCCCACGGCCATTTCGAGGTGGTGTTCGAGAACGTGCGCGTCCCCGCCGCCAACATGCTGCTGGGCGAAGGGCGCGGGTTCGAGATCGCGCAAGGGCGGCTGGGGCCGGGCCGCATCCACCACTGCATGCGCTCCATCGGTGCGGCGGAGCGGGCCTTGGAGCTGATGTGCAAGCGGCTCAAGTCCCGCGTCGCCTTCGGCAGGCCCATTGCCGAGCACGGCGTGTGGCACGAGCGCATCGCCGAGGCGCGCTGCCAGATCGACATGGCCCGGCTCCTCACCCTCAAGGCCGCGTACATGATGGATACGGTCGGCAACAAAACGGCGCAGAAGGAGATCGCAATGATTAAGGTGGTCGCGCCGAATGTGGCCTGCCGGGTCATCGACATGGCGATCCAGGCCTTCGGCGGCGGCGGCGTCAGCGACGACGTCCCGCTCGCCTCCATGTACGCCGCCCAGCGCACCTTGCGGCTGGCGGACGGACCGGATGAAGTGCACCGCCAGGCCATCGCCAAGCTGGAATTGAGGCAGTACAACTAG